The proteins below come from a single Panulirus ornatus isolate Po-2019 chromosome 22, ASM3632096v1, whole genome shotgun sequence genomic window:
- the Nedd8 gene encoding ubiquitin-like protein NEDD8 translates to MLIKVKTLTGKEIEIDIEPTDKVERIKERVEEKEGIPPPQQRLIFSGKQMNDEKTAADYKVQGGSVLHLVLALRGGFTGW, encoded by the exons ATGTTAATCAAAGTAAAG ACCCTGACTGGAAAGGAG ATTGAGATTGATATTGAGCCAACAGACAAAGTTGAGAGGATCAAGGAGAGGGTTGAGGAGAAAGAGGGAATTCCACCTCCTCAACAACGGCTCATCTTCTCTGGAAAACAAAT GAATGATGAGAAAACAGCTGCAGACTATAAGGTTCAAGGTGGATCTGTGCTCCATCTTGTTTTGGCTCTGCGAGGAGGGTTTACTGGATGGTAG